In the Geitlerinema sp. PCC 9228 genome, one interval contains:
- a CDS encoding DUF3352 domain-containing protein, giving the protein MKRAFSIFSNTLVAVSVPLVVMGLPADTLAAPTKSLFVTENTENLPKSVTLLPDNAAVVFAINTTTTNWGRLNRFNPLPFSISGPMSLPYFPVGVNFATQVQPWISDWALVALLPPGEGETTTFQEQAFLVSGIRDRDAAVNFIENLRSLRTEAPQQRSYRGVELWQWSSEPVPICEPESSQPQAPDCILPPPEKRPSPPENSQEKSLAQAENLPDLPLPGEQSPTDSEPPTPTRPSLSVAIAKDYIVLASHSQAIEQFINKQNQKNIRGLAQNFQFRKILQADGFELSLVFFYINSSQLSQWYDRLSAESSDRFSFINLFLSGLQPVLETYSTFDGMAWITEEGARIQSRAFYREPNLENATLTSPKTRTVLNILPGSTYLAASVYNFPQQLARSLAIAREQPFWQLLMRQMGDIPTEQIEEAIAWMDGSIAFFVFPTQQGWFPTFDPRLQLGIGAIVETSDRATAETRLQQLATILTNRLQRQLQRVSQKTDGDRTIISWERVSEDKAQSVVAYTWQDDNTLLIASGNSALAELMSAPLTSLGEAYNFHQAIQPFPEPNSGYFFLNMGSVLTLANKFIPEQANAGLPVAFFLELMEGIRSISGSILYTENLEQSDFYIRMVPVGEAEISRSGSQETR; this is encoded by the coding sequence ATGAAGCGAGCTTTTTCTATTTTCAGCAATACCTTGGTGGCTGTCTCTGTACCGTTGGTGGTGATGGGTTTGCCTGCCGATACCCTCGCTGCCCCTACCAAAAGTTTGTTCGTAACTGAAAACACGGAGAACTTACCCAAAAGTGTAACTTTGCTTCCCGATAACGCTGCTGTTGTCTTTGCGATTAATACCACAACTACCAATTGGGGTCGGCTAAATCGCTTCAATCCCCTGCCGTTCTCGATTTCAGGACCGATGAGCTTGCCCTATTTTCCGGTGGGGGTTAACTTTGCCACGCAAGTGCAACCGTGGATTTCGGATTGGGCGTTGGTCGCGTTGCTACCTCCTGGGGAAGGAGAAACGACTACGTTCCAAGAGCAAGCTTTCCTGGTTTCGGGCATTCGCGATCGCGATGCTGCTGTAAATTTTATCGAAAATTTGCGTTCTTTGCGCACTGAAGCCCCCCAGCAACGCTCTTACCGAGGGGTAGAACTTTGGCAGTGGTCATCCGAACCAGTACCCATTTGCGAACCGGAAAGTTCCCAACCGCAAGCTCCCGATTGTATTTTGCCACCCCCGGAAAAACGCCCTTCCCCACCAGAGAATTCTCAGGAAAAATCGCTCGCCCAAGCAGAAAATTTGCCTGATTTGCCTTTGCCGGGAGAACAATCTCCAACCGATTCGGAACCGCCCACGCCTACGCGTCCTAGCTTATCCGTAGCGATCGCGAAAGATTATATTGTTTTGGCTTCCCATTCGCAAGCCATCGAACAGTTTATTAACAAACAAAATCAAAAGAACATTCGTGGTTTGGCACAAAATTTTCAGTTTCGGAAAATTTTACAAGCCGATGGGTTCGAGCTATCTTTAGTTTTCTTTTATATCAATTCTTCCCAGCTCAGCCAATGGTATGACCGCTTGTCAGCAGAATCGAGCGATCGCTTTTCTTTTATAAACTTGTTCCTTAGCGGCTTGCAACCGGTTTTAGAAACCTACAGCACCTTTGATGGCATGGCTTGGATAACTGAAGAAGGCGCTAGAATACAAAGTCGTGCTTTCTACCGGGAGCCAAATCTGGAGAATGCCACATTAACCAGTCCCAAGACACGCACTGTTCTTAATATTTTACCCGGTTCCACTTATTTAGCTGCCAGCGTTTACAACTTTCCCCAACAACTGGCAAGAAGTCTCGCAATTGCTCGCGAACAACCATTCTGGCAGTTGCTAATGCGACAAATGGGAGATATCCCCACAGAACAAATCGAAGAAGCGATCGCTTGGATGGATGGTAGTATTGCCTTCTTTGTATTTCCCACCCAACAAGGTTGGTTCCCCACCTTTGACCCTCGCTTGCAACTGGGCATTGGTGCTATTGTAGAAACAAGCGATCGCGCCACCGCTGAAACCCGACTCCAGCAACTTGCCACTATTTTGACCAATCGTCTTCAAAGGCAACTGCAACGGGTTTCCCAAAAGACCGATGGCGATCGCACAATAATTAGCTGGGAAAGAGTCAGTGAAGACAAGGCCCAAAGTGTCGTTGCTTATACCTGGCAAGACGACAATACTTTACTCATCGCTTCTGGAAATAGTGCTTTGGCAGAACTAATGTCAGCTCCTTTAACTTCTTTAGGCGAGGCTTACAATTTCCACCAAGCTATCCAACCCTTTCCAGAGCCCAACAGCGGCTATTTCTTCCTAAATATGGGTTCGGTACTAACCCTAGCCAACAAATTTATTCCAGAGCAAGCCAATGCTGGTTTGCCAGTCGCTTTTTTCTTGGAAT
- the dprA gene encoding DNA-processing protein DprA, which translates to MSLQKLKRHFGNLQKAWQAQPEELKQVSGLGKKAIAEFVKKRSQIDPQELLQQHQKTNPHFWTPDDKFYPRLLLEIPDPPPILYYRGHPDWEENQGIKPMVGIVGTREPSEYGKRWTYRLSKLLAQHGFTIVSGMAKGIDTQAHQGCLDVNGRTYAVFGCGVDFIYPWENRQLYREILQQGLVLSEHPAQTKPHRLHFPKRNRIVAGLCRAILVMEAPQQSGALITARQAGEFGRDLYVLPGRIDDRNAQGCLRLIKNGADVIESEEDLLEMLSGIPGLQLSRQPSPATSAATPSPPPTPTATPTPNLAPELQQVFDAIAPEETPFDLIVQKVGRSPSEVSSALLQLEMLGLVSQLPGMRYRR; encoded by the coding sequence ATGTCCTTGCAGAAACTCAAGCGACACTTTGGGAACTTACAAAAAGCCTGGCAAGCCCAACCAGAGGAGTTAAAACAAGTTTCGGGATTGGGGAAAAAAGCGATCGCCGAATTTGTCAAGAAGCGATCGCAAATCGACCCTCAAGAATTATTACAGCAACATCAAAAAACCAATCCCCACTTCTGGACCCCAGACGATAAATTCTATCCCCGCCTGCTGTTGGAAATCCCCGATCCACCACCAATTTTGTACTATCGCGGTCACCCCGATTGGGAAGAAAATCAAGGCATCAAACCCATGGTCGGCATTGTGGGCACCCGGGAACCTTCGGAATACGGCAAGCGTTGGACCTACCGCCTCAGCAAACTTTTGGCACAGCATGGGTTTACCATTGTTTCGGGAATGGCCAAAGGCATCGACACCCAAGCCCATCAAGGCTGTTTGGATGTCAACGGACGCACCTACGCCGTTTTTGGTTGCGGTGTAGACTTTATTTACCCCTGGGAAAACCGACAACTGTACCGGGAAATTCTGCAACAGGGATTGGTTCTCAGCGAACATCCCGCCCAAACCAAACCTCACCGGCTGCACTTTCCCAAACGCAATCGCATCGTAGCAGGATTGTGTCGGGCAATTTTGGTCATGGAAGCTCCCCAGCAATCGGGTGCCTTAATTACCGCCCGTCAAGCCGGGGAATTTGGACGAGATTTGTACGTTTTGCCCGGTAGAATTGACGATCGAAACGCCCAAGGATGCCTGCGGTTGATCAAAAATGGAGCTGATGTCATCGAAAGCGAAGAAGATTTATTAGAAATGCTCTCCGGCATTCCCGGCTTGCAACTTTCCCGCCAACCATCTCCAGCTACCTCGGCGGCTACCCCCTCGCCTCCCCCTACTCCTACCGCAACGCCTACACCCAACCTCGCTCCTGAATTGCAGCAAGTGTTCGATGCCATTGCCCCAGAAGAGACTCCCTTCGATCTCATCGTACAAAAAGTAGGGCGATCGCCGTCGGAGGTATCCAGTGCTTTGTTGCAGTTAGAAATGTTGGGATTGGTGTCGCAGTTGCCAGGGATGCGGTACCGGAGGTAA
- a CDS encoding YbhB/YbcL family Raf kinase inhibitor-like protein, whose protein sequence is MAGSLLGVMLVSHRPASANTLQLSESVQTMELTSRAFSANQQIPSKYTCDGDDISPPLSWSEPPAGTQSFALICDDPDAPVGTFVHWVWFNIPADTRQLPESIANEANPSVGGIQGKNNFGKLGYGGPCPPGGNHRYFFKLYALDTQLSLEAGANKSQVVEAMEGHILANAELVGRYQRKS, encoded by the coding sequence ATGGCAGGATCGTTGCTAGGAGTGATGTTAGTTTCCCATCGTCCTGCCAGTGCCAATACCTTGCAGCTATCGGAATCGGTACAAACTATGGAACTCACCAGCCGTGCTTTCTCCGCCAACCAACAAATTCCCTCCAAATACACCTGCGACGGCGACGACATTTCCCCGCCACTGAGTTGGAGCGAACCACCTGCCGGAACCCAAAGCTTTGCTCTGATTTGCGACGACCCCGATGCTCCCGTGGGCACGTTCGTACACTGGGTATGGTTTAATATTCCCGCTGACACCCGCCAACTGCCAGAATCGATTGCTAACGAAGCCAATCCTTCCGTAGGCGGCATACAAGGGAAAAATAACTTTGGCAAGCTAGGCTACGGTGGTCCTTGCCCTCCCGGCGGCAATCACCGCTATTTCTTCAAGCTTTATGCTTTGGATACGCAGCTATCTCTAGAGGCAGGTGCCAATAAATCACAAGTCGTAGAAGCGATGGAAGGTCACATCCTCGCCAATGCGGAATTGGTAGGAAGGTATCAACGGAAGTCATAG